The Ziziphus jujuba cultivar Dongzao chromosome 5, ASM3175591v1 genome segment TCAACTTGTGTCCggtgaatttttttcttttttttaaatttttggtgaaaaaaactATGTGTGTGTCTATATATGTGCGTGAGTGACgtagagaaagaaaatgaacgTTGTTCTgtatcattttataaataatgaaggaaaatgaaGAGCTGGCACAGGCATTCTACTCGGCTTTTCATGTTCATACATTTTACTAGAAATAGAGAATACAATAACACATTTATTCCCTAATGAAGTTGGTcattatatcaatatatatatatatatgtatgtatatacgtgtgtatgtgtgtgtgtgtttgtgtattATATGTAGTATATATAGACATTCACGGGGCATATCTATGGGGTCTAGATGGATCATCCACCAGCCTTGGAAGTTAGAAACCAAATGTAAGTTCAAATCCCTTCATGTATACTACATTTTAACCTATACATAGTTACATGATAAACCATTTTCTTCCTCTTATGAGAGTGCTTATAAGAGTATAATGAATTTTGAGGATAGATTAGAGTGTTAATCTTTGGCGGATTTGAAAGATTGATGCTGCCTAGTGTAGTGTCTAGGAAGCATATGTGTTTGATTCATTGGGGCTCCATTATGTCGACTATCAATCGAATTTATAAGCTCGTCACAATTGTTTCTCATGAAAGGAACAATAAAACGAACACAAAGAAAGCATCTTGGTGCATGTAACTTCACCAGCTGAAGGGTGATACTTATAGTTTTCATATTAATATTGCATGGTgtcgattttttttcttttcaaatcatttttctcttccttcctttctcgtttttatgtttagttatttaaatttttttttttttgggttcttttttgCATGTGCTCTAGTAATAATCTAATCAATATCATCGTTACTAATTAAAATTTGGCTAATTATTATTACCACTTTTTGCATGTTTCTCTATGTGATTATTGCTTCAATTTTCCGTTCCCATAAAAACATCTAGTGTCATTTAATGGCAAGATCTCCATCgaagttttgaattaattatctaattaatttattgttgattctttttaataaattgaagtATTTTGATGTGGTAGCTATTAATATCAGGTAATTCATTGTTTTGTATAATTCTCATTAAATGATCTTTCCAGGTAATTAATTGTTTTGTATAATTCtcattaaatgatttttttccaaattttatgttcatttttctctccctttcttcctttcttgtttttatgtttagttatttatttatttattttgtttttgttgttcttttttGCATGTGTTCTAGCAATAATCTGAACCAACATTGTCGACTACTAATTAAAATCTCACTAATTATTATTGCAACTTTTTGTATGTTTGGTTACGTGATTGTTGTTTAAATTTTCCGTTCTCATAAAAACATACGATGTCCTTCAATGGTAAAATCTATGTCGAAGTTTTGAATTAGctagctaattaatttattgttgattctTTTCATCAAATTGCAGTATTTTGATGTAGTGCTAGCTATTAATCTCaggtaattaattattttgtataattcTTATTAAATGATTTTTGTTGTGATAAAGAGAAATGAATATTATGCTTGGTTATTCTCGAACCCTGATTATTAATCTTCGTTAGGGTTGAATTTtcttcatcaatatatatatatatatatatatactctatTTCTCTGTTTATTAATccttattatttctttctttcttttgtttttcgcTTCCTATAAGTTTTTCAATGGTATAATTTGATAAGcgttaggaaatttttttttgttgtttttttttttcttttttcctcaatACATCCATTTTCTActagtttaattaaaatgatcTTATTATAACTATtggaattatattatataagcgtttagttttcattttatgATAATGCACATATAATGGGATATTGGTATAAGAATTTTgatatatggaatttaaataaaaatttagaaattgatttttgtttttaaaaaagaaagaaagaaagaaagagaaattggAATCTTTACTCTGTTTTCGTAAGAAatctataattataattttagaatatatacattttgttctctttttacTCATATAAATTTCTAATATTTCTTCGGGTATCTTTCAATATTAAATCTGACTTTATCTTGTAGGTTGGAAACATCAAAGATGATTTCGTAAAAAATGCTTGTTCTAAAGAGTATTCCTAAAATTGTCAACTAAGTGCTTTCATGAAAATAAAGATTAATAGAAAaacactttttgttttttttttgtttttttaagtgaaCACAATTActtaaacttttttaatttagtgaTCATTTCAGGAAGACTTAGAACATTGATACATCTTtactcttttcttatttttatttttatattttacatatgaCATCTTTCATTGGATTATTTCTAgatattatttcaataaattttatgaacttTCCATTATGAATATAGAAAAAACCGTTAATTAACTTAGTAGTCACACATGATTTATAGAGTTTTAtattatgtatgtgtatatatatatatatatatacacggccATCCACATTCTTTACAGGATAGCCGCCAATTTTAGGTAAGGTAATTGGATTTGGGAAACACTCTTGCACCGATGAAAATTGGGAGATTAACTTTGTCAATGTCTCTTGATCTTGCTTCtggaaaatatacatatatatatatatatatatattgaaagaatAAGAATCATTTCAATATTCTGTCCGGATAGTCTAGTGACTTTTGTCACCACTTTATCATGTAGtgttcaattttatttgttatatatgaaTTGTATAGGATcacatttatcaaatttattcatTGAAATGTGTAACTAATCTAAATTGACACAAATTGTTTAAGAAACAATATAAGGGTGTTGGGGAAGAAAAATGACtaattcattgaaaaaaaaaaaaaaagaaaaaaaaaaagaagaagaataaagttAAAATGGCAATGTAAAATTGGGGTGGAAAATGACGATTGTGCCACAAACTTACCCATTTTTTTCAAGCGATTGCAAAAGGATTACAGCCCATTCAACACTATACGGAGCAAATAACAAATTGACAAGTGTTTTAAATGAGGAAAAAGCGTTTGTCTTGGTAACATGGATCTTCCTTCTCCATCTGACACGTGCCCAACACCTGGCATACTGTATTGTAAAGCGTTACGCTCTGTGTCGGATCCGCCAGCCGGATACGTACCCATACCCGTAGAATACTGAAGTAGGGGGTACTTATGTGTGTTGCTCGTGTCCAATCTCTCCGTCTGAACCAACTGATTGATTGACGTGGCATCTTGTTACTGGATGATATTctgaatttaatataataaaaaacaaaagtaacTCCTATAAGACGATAATagaattttcaatttcatttttgatCGGGGAGTTTAATATCACGATTATGTTAAGATTATGTTTATCAAGGGGCTTAGCAAAACTTAGCCGTTGAAATTGACAAAGACCAGAGAGTCATATGCTGTGCTGCGTCACATAGGATTAATATCTCCCTCTTCCTCGTgaagttttctatttttcacGGTTGAATTGAGAAAGCAGAAAAGCTTGGAATGGAGATTAAGAAGGAGCAAGGAGAAGTAGAAAGAATGCAGAAGCTAAAGCTCAGCTCGAGTTCAACATCAAGTGggaaatttttcatataataaaataaggaaccTGTAAgcaatattttcttctttttttgaccGTAAATTCGTGaaaataattactttgttcTATTGCCCATTTTAATTTGTCAAttaattgtataattttgttaaaattaaataaatctctTTGCAATTTTCATTGCATTTAATTAATGGGCTAGTAATTCACTGTTACTTAGGGAACAATAATTGGAACGTCAAATCAAATCTatcttcagtttttttttttcttatatatatatatatatacattatattatattttcttccttATGTGTTgcgaatattatattttcttccttATGTATTGCGAATATTATTGGAATATTGCAATTTGATATGCAAAAAGAAATgggtctttttattttgtaattgtgaaaaatgaaaatcattCTTGATTTTCTTAACGATCATTGATATATTGTTGAGTGCCCTTTCTtattagcaaaaataaataaaacgaaatAACTTTACACTAACTTCTTATTGTGTACCACTACTTTTGCTAAGAAAAGAACTAAGAAAATATGACCATAAACTTGTCTtgccaaattaatatatttgcaTCTTCCTatagatttcttcaaaacaatGTACGTGTACGTAATAGGCGTTTGTTTTCTGACTTATCCGAATTGTCAAATTGCCCCAGGTTTATTTCAGTTTGATCTCTTTAATAATTTGTTCTAAATGCATATCCAaattatacatttaatataatcaAGTCCAAGTCTTGATACTAAATTCATTAACcaaaatgattttaattatgcaAGAACAatactaaatttttattattagaaaatgCCAATATTATCTTTTTCAAATAGCCTAGTTTGACAATTATTATTAGTGATAACTTCAAAATCTAGGTTCAAGGTTGATGATGAAATCCCCATCCCTAATtaatcaaaaaaggaaaatgccAATATTACATAAAGTGTCATAAagtcatatgtatataaatttggATAAACTAcgttttgatatttttgacttttaagattttacaatttaagcattttaacttttcaactcaataatttaaatcttttttatttttattttttagtttgttaCAAATTAGGCCTTCTTTGCTTTTGATTAATAAGCTTTAATAGTAGTCTTtagtaattatattaaatttcaaagtacatgatactaaattttaaaattttaaatctagttttcaaaatttgcatttttttaatttcaaagtgATGTGcaccaatatatttttttttaaaaataaaattattgaggagtaaaattctcaaaatagttttaatattttacattttagtattttttattgaaaaattgatACAATTTAATGTGCGATTGTCTGTTAAACTCGATaatcaaaaatcaaacaaaatcaaaattgtaacaaaattaaaaataaaaaatataaattgttgaGTTAAAAAGTTGTGACAGgaattataaaatcttaaaagttgaaaatagTAGAATATAACTAACCCTATAAATATTGTCATTTAAATTTTCGTATGTATAAAGAAGTTTTAGagggaaaatataaaaaaagaatacaGTACATTTAAATTTAGTTACCTAACCTTACTAATAACTTCTTCTGCTTTTCTTGAATTTTCAATGTTGATGTTAAACTTATAAGTCGTTAGGCATTACTTCATGCTAATTAAGTTACAAACTCAATTAATGAACTCAAGAATTAAGGAAATACTAATTTGATTGAGCACAAGAATTTGGTGAGAGAAATACATAAGATGAAGGTTCATTAAAAATCAAGAAGTTGTTCCTCAGCAATAGCTATACCAATTAATGAAATACTCCatttaaattaaagaataaaaaattcttgACGGTGGaaataaaagcaaatatttTAGGCCTATGATATTGTTCCTATGAGATGGCAGTCTAAGCAGGATCTATCTGACTGAAGTCccaaaaatttatcaactaaTTAATGTTGATAACAATCTATATCTTAAATATTGCAAACAAAGATTTAGTTGCTGATAATAATCcaattaatattgttgtttttgactaaaaaaaattttgtttgttcaCTACTGTTAATTACATGCAAATAtcctttatatattatatatcgattgttttcaaaattttaagagaaaataatGTTCTCATCTTCCTACGTCATATGGTCGAGAATTGTACCATGACCACTTTGACTTTATGTGTGTATTTGTGTATgtaggtgtgtgtgtgtgtgtgtgtatatatatatatatatatttgatatgctCTTgttctattgatttttttttttttttgtagctaGCTATATCTGGCTCTGTTTTTATTAAATAGACATTCATATAGTGAAGCAGAAAATCgaataagaaaacaaatagaaaaaaccaaaacaagatCGAAAATATGGATTGAACTGAAACCgatatatttctttatttaacaACATTGCCTCAAACATGCATGAAAAGACAACTTCGAAACTAgcataaaacatttattttaccAAGTCAACGAAAGGACCACCATGATGACTAAAAgactaaaacataaaaaatgaaagaagaatATTAAAGCCGTCATAATTaccttaattaaattaatttacccCAGTAGTACTACCATTTCTTTTCATGGAATATTATTCTTAACAGTATCAATAAACCTTCCCTTCATAATATCATTTCTTGAAATGAAATCAAGAAAATCCTGAAAGCTGAACTCTTCGTAGGCTTTTGGGTGTTGTTCATCAACAAGTTGTGGTGCTGGTCCAATTTTCTTGCTCAAAGCTAGGCTATGGAGACTAGCAATGGAGAATCTCTGGTTCGCCATGTTAACTGTTGCTCGGTGAACAACACCTTTGTATTGCCCATTGCTCATCACCTCCATTTGATCTCCAAGTTGAACTATAAGAGCTCCTTCAATGGCCGGGACCGAGACCCAGTTTTTGTTGCTGTCCATGACCTGTAGCCCTGGACAGCTTTGGAGTAAGATTGTTAGGGAACCGTAATCGGAATGTGGCGGTATCCCAAGGGTGAGCTCGGGTTGGGGACAGGGAGGGTAGCAATTCACAGCTAGGACTTGTGCACCATTTTCAACTTCTTGTTCTAAGTAATTAGGGTTTAACCCTAAGCTTTCAAACACAAGTCCCATGAGTTGCTTTTGTAACACGTGAATTGCTTTTGTGTAGTTTCCCATCTTCTCCCTGACCAAAGTACATTATCAtaagaccctttttttttttttttttgggacttaCACGTTGAGattcataatatttttattaatgtccACATAAATTTCAAAGATATTCAATCTAATCAGTTtaattttaggaataaaaattttaaaatacataatccattctttattatattttggtcTCTTATAATTAAGGGTAAACTTTAATATGAGTGGTGTTGTAACacctatatttaaaataatattttggacaaatattatttaaagatatatatttttataattaaggGTTAATTTGCTTTGCTTACTTGTAAGTAGGAGGATTGGATGGCCAAAGGTGGATCCAATCAGAGATCGGATGGGAATAGTGCTTGACAAAGTCTCTCCAATAGTGAACTTGGTCCACAACATGATTTAAACTTGTTCCATACCTTACAGGTTCATGAGTATAATCAGAAAACAGAAGCATTTTTTCCTCAATGGGCAAGTTGAAGAACTCAGTTGCAGCTTCCATGGCATGGTTTATTACTGAATGAGGAATTCCATGATTAATCACCTataatcataaaaattattcaaattaaaCGTTTTGGGATCATAAAAATAATCGAGAATAATCATAACCATgcctaaaataataattcatgcATGCATCAAGTCTGGTACGTAACATCTATTTATCGCGAATAAAAATATAGCCTAGTTAGTCTAAATGGAAATTGCTAATTTAATTAACTCATAGTTTGATattaataaggaaattaatttcaCAATTCAAAAAAAGATTAATCCATAGAACATGTCTTGCTAATATTGAGACTCCATGATAATGGAAACTGAACAAGTTatgcaaatataatatatatatatatatatatatgaatatacaaATATACCTGAAAGAACCCTAGTTCCTTAGAAGCCATCCGAATCTCATGAATCACATTAGGTCTAAGAGTAGGATGTTGTAAAGAGGAAAGGTCTACAATGGGAAGATTAGCAGAAGGGCAGTATTTAGTTGTAGGATTTGGGCGTTGAGATGGAGGAAGAACATAACGTTGAGGGACATGAGAAACCCCCAATTGGCTAAGTGTCATTGCACTAGTAAATAAAcctcttgatgatgatgatgaacctCCTTGAGCgccttccatttttatttttcttactttCACTCTTTGATAATATTGATCAATCTTTCTCACAATATGTTTGAATGAGCTTGCTTCACAATTGGGGATGTCCTATTTATAAGCTCAAAATCGAACCATACCCAA includes the following:
- the LOC132803792 gene encoding flavanone 3-dioxygenase 3-like; translation: MEGAQGGSSSSSRGLFTSAMTLSQLGVSHVPQRYVLPPSQRPNPTTKYCPSANLPIVDLSSLQHPTLRPNVIHEIRMASKELGFFQVINHGIPHSVINHAMEAATEFFNLPIEEKMLLFSDYTHEPVRYGTSLNHVVDQVHYWRDFVKHYSHPISDWIHLWPSNPPTYKEKMGNYTKAIHVLQKQLMGLVFESLGLNPNYLEQEVENGAQVLAVNCYPPCPQPELTLGIPPHSDYGSLTILLQSCPGLQVMDSNKNWVSVPAIEGALIVQLGDQMEVMSNGQYKGVVHRATVNMANQRFSIASLHSLALSKKIGPAPQLVDEQHPKAYEEFSFQDFLDFISRNDIMKGRFIDTVKNNIP